One Centroberyx gerrardi isolate f3 chromosome 2, fCenGer3.hap1.cur.20231027, whole genome shotgun sequence DNA window includes the following coding sequences:
- the LOC139922899 gene encoding keratin, type I cytoskeletal 18, with translation MTSSLSMRNYSMGRQPSFSSLSLRDSSRSRSRASVSFAAASPLTRAASVSQDLNGPVSLQLNGLHGNSTNEKEAMQGLNNRLATYLDKVRTLERSNADLEMKIKQLMLDRIPKGHDLDSMMAQAHAVEQEVRKRTLENARLMLEIDNAKLAADDFRIKWETELVMCQSVERDCIALKKAKTDHEQIIATLRGDLDSLKEELYFLKKNHEEELDQMKSRIARDEVNVEVDSARGPELGTVLSELRGQYEGIVKKNKEQAEQWYRKKLETLQNEVKESNEALRGSQSELTERQRFLQTLEVELESLHKQIAALEGNLGETGQKYSGEMERLQVTLNQLEDDLSQLRLDMQRNKTDYEQLLRIKQNLEMEIATYRRLLEGEETVKEVPPPPKKEPDVRTRKIVKVVTQTMVNGKVVDESSEVEQIEETKK, from the exons ATGACTTCCAGTTTGTCGATGAGGAATTACTCTATGGGCCGCCAGCCCTCCTTCTCCAGCCTTTCTCTGCGGGACAGCAGCCGCTCCCGCTCTCGTGCCTCCGTCTCGTTCGCCGCAGCCAGCCCACTGACCCGTGCCGCCTCTGTCAGCCAGGACCTGAACGGGCCAGTCAGCCTCCAGCTTAATGGACTACATGGCAACAGCACCAACGAGAAGGAAGCCATGCAGGGTCTCAACAACCGTCTGGCCACCTACCTGGACAAG GTGCGTACGCTGGAGCGCTCCAACGCAGACCTGGAAATGAAGATCAAGCAGCTGATGCTGGACCGCATTCCCAAAGGTCACGATCTTGATTCCATGATGGCCCAAGCTCACGCTGTGGAGCAAGAG GTGAGGAAGAGGACTTTGGAAAACGCTCGTCTCATGTTAGAGATTGACAATGCTAAGCTGGCTGCTGATGATTTCAGAATCAA GTGGGAGACAGAGCTGGTGATGTGCCAgtcagtggagagagactgCATTGCCCTGAAGAAAGCCAAGACAGACCATGAGCAGATCATTGCCACTCTGAGGGGAGATCTGGACAGCCTGAAAGAAGAGCTTTACTTCCTGAAGAAGAACCACGAGGAG gAACTGGATCAGATGAAGTCTCGTATTGCCAGAGACGAGGTGAATGTGGAGGTGGACTCGGCCCGCGGGCCGGAGCTTGGCACCGTCTTGTCTGAACTGCGTGGCCAGTATGAgggtattgtcaagaagaacaaGGAACAGGCAGAGCAGTGGTACCGCAAGAAG TTGGAGACGTTGCAGAACGAGGTGAAGGAGAGCAACGAGGCTCTGAGAGGATCGCAGAGCGAGCTGACCGAGAGGCAGCGCTTCCTCCAGACCctggaggtggagctggagagTCTGCACAAACAG ATAGCAGCGTTGGAGGGAAACCTGGGAGAGACGGGTCAGAAGTACTCTGGTGAGATGGAACGGCTGCAAGTCACCTTGAACCAGCTGGAGGACGACCTCTCCCAGCTCAGGCTGGACATGCAGCGCAACAAGACCGACTACGAGCAGCTGCTCCGCATCAAGCAGAACCTGGAGATGGAGATCGCCACCTACAGGCGCCtgctggagggagaggaaac AGTCAAGGAAGTTCCACCTCCACCAAAGA AGGAGCCTGATGTTCGCACCAGAAAGATTGTGAAGGTGGTGACTCAGACCATGGTCAATGGGAAGGTAGTGGACGAGTCCAGCGAGGTGGAGCAGATAGAGGAGacaaagaaatag
- the rbp4l gene encoding retinol binding protein 4, like: MGSSKLALLVVLLSCVERCLSASCVVESFTVKEDFDPKRYAGKWYALQKKDPEGLFLQDNISAEYTLDDDGTMTASSKGRVTLFGFWVVCADMAAQYTVPDPTTPGKMFMNYQGLASYLSSGGDNYWVIDTDYDHYAITYACRTLKDDGSCEDGYALVFSRNPRGLPPAIQRAVRQKQEEICMGGQFQPVLQSGAC; encoded by the exons ATGGGATCCTCTAAGCTGGCCCTGCTGGTGGTCCTGCTGTCCTGCGTAGAGCGCTGTCTGTCTGCGTCCTGTGTTGTTGAGAGCTTCACAGTCAAAGAGGACTTTGACCCCAAGAGG TATGCAGGGAAGTGGTATGCCCTGCAGAAGAAGGATCCAGAGGGCCTGTTCCTGCAGGACAACATCTCAGCTGAGTACACCCTTGATGATGACGGCACCATGACCGCCTCCTCCAAGGGACGTGTCACTCTCTTTGG CTTCTGGGTTGTGTGTGCTGACATGGCTGCCCAGTACACCGTTCCTGACCCTACCACCCCCGGCAAGATGTTCATGAACTACCAGGGACTGGCCAGCTACCTGTCCAGTGGAG GTGACAACTACTGGGTGATCGACACCGACTACGACCACTACGCCATCACCTACGCTTGCCGCACCCTGAAGGACGACGGGAGCTGCGAGGATGGCTACGCCCTGGTCTTCTCCAGGAACCCCCGCGGCCTGCCCCCCGCCATCCAGCGTGCCGTCCGCCAGAAGCAGGAGGAGATCTGCATGGGCGGACAGTTCCAGCCTGTCCTGCAGTCTGGAGCCTGCTAA